Proteins encoded within one genomic window of Bemisia tabaci chromosome 2, PGI_BMITA_v3:
- the LOC140223922 gene encoding probable squalene--hopene cyclase — MRLTTKAEEIEHTNLSDHLDAIDVPIKRATDALLADQKEDGHWVYEYESDATYPAEYIFMARFLGETPNLELEQKIARYLRRTQLPDGGWSLYAKGPTSIHSSVCAYLALKMIGDSPDAEHMIRARKAVLAAGGAEAANVLTRIRLALQGIISWDAVPAIPPEIMYLPRWFPFHLSRVACWARTSIVPLAVLSTKRAVGRPHGVRIDELFHCPPKQVGLLPRAPHQSTLCFSFFSAVNTILRSVEPLIPPKLRKRAIDRAVSWVEDRVRPDKASSLPHSCL; from the coding sequence ATGAGGCTCACCACGAAGGCTGAAGAAATTGAGCATACCAACTTGTCCGATCACCTGGACGCAATAGACGTACCCATAAAACGGGCTACGGACGCACTCTTGGCCGACCAAAAAGAGGATGGTCATTGGGTGTACGAATATGAATCGGACGCAACGTATCCTGCCGAATACATCTTCATGGCTCGCTTTCTAGGCGAAACGCCGAACCTAGAGCTGGAACAAAAGATCGCGCGCTACTTGCGACGCACACAACTTCCGGACGGAGGATGGTCACTCTACGCCAAGGGTCCGACGTCAATCCACTCAAGCGTGTGCGCCTACTTGGCCCTCAAGATGATCGGCGACTCCCCAGATGCAGAGCATATGATTCGCGCCCGCAAGGCGGTTTTAGCAGCGGGCGGCGCGGAAGCCGCAAACGTCCTCACACGTATTCGCCTCGCTTTGCAAGGTATAATCTCATGGGATGCTGTACCCGCAATACCCCCAGAGATCATGTATCTGCCGAGATGGTTCCCATTTCACTTGTCGAGGGTGGCATGCTGGGCCCGCACCAGCATTGTACCACTGGCAGTGCTCAGTACAAAGCGAGCGGTCGGGAGACCTCACGGCGTTCGCATTGACGAATTGTTCCATTGCCCGCCCAAGCAGGTCGGCTTGTTGCCGCGCGCACCACACCAAAGCACCTTATGTTTCTCATTCTTCAGCGCTGTGAACACCATCTTGCGTTCGGTCGAGCCGCTCATTCCGCCAAAATTGCGCAAGAGAGCAATCGACCGGGCGGTGTCATGGGTTGAAGATCGAGTGCGACCGGACAAGGCCTCTTCGCTGCCACATTCATGTCTATAA